From one Burkholderia latens genomic stretch:
- the leuB gene encoding 3-isopropylmalate dehydrogenase: MKIAVLPGDGIGPEIVNEAVKVLNALDEKFELEHAPVGGAGYEASGHPLPDATLKLAKEADAILFGAVGDWKYDSLERPLRPEQAILGLRKHLELFANFRPAICYPQLVDASPLKPELVAGLDILIVRELNGDIYFGQPRGVRAAPDGPFAGAREGFDTMRYSEPEVRRIAHVAFQAAQKRAKKLLSVDKSNVLETSQFWRDIMIDVAKEYADVELSHMYVDNAAMQLAKAPKQFDVIVTGNMFGDILSDEASMLTGSIGMLPSASLDKNNKGLYEPSHGSAPDIAGKGIANPLATILSAAMLLRYSLNRAEQADRIERAVKTVLEQGYRTGDIATPGCKQVGTAAMGDAVVAAL; this comes from the coding sequence ATGAAGATTGCAGTGCTGCCCGGCGACGGCATCGGTCCGGAAATCGTCAACGAAGCGGTCAAGGTGCTGAACGCCCTCGACGAGAAGTTCGAACTCGAGCACGCACCCGTGGGCGGCGCGGGTTACGAGGCGAGCGGTCATCCGCTGCCGGACGCGACGCTGAAGCTCGCGAAAGAAGCCGACGCGATCCTGTTCGGCGCGGTCGGCGACTGGAAATACGACTCGCTCGAGCGCCCGCTGCGCCCGGAGCAGGCGATCCTCGGGCTGCGCAAGCACCTCGAGCTGTTCGCGAACTTCCGTCCGGCGATCTGCTATCCGCAACTCGTCGACGCATCGCCGCTGAAGCCTGAGCTCGTCGCGGGCCTCGACATCCTGATCGTGCGCGAACTGAACGGCGACATCTACTTCGGCCAGCCGCGCGGCGTGCGTGCGGCACCGGACGGCCCGTTCGCCGGTGCGCGCGAAGGTTTCGACACGATGCGCTATTCGGAACCGGAAGTGCGCCGCATCGCGCACGTCGCGTTCCAGGCCGCGCAAAAGCGCGCGAAGAAACTGCTGTCGGTCGACAAGTCGAACGTGCTGGAGACGTCGCAGTTCTGGCGCGACATCATGATCGACGTGGCGAAGGAATATGCGGACGTCGAGCTTTCGCACATGTACGTCGACAATGCGGCGATGCAGCTCGCGAAGGCGCCGAAGCAGTTCGACGTGATCGTGACCGGCAACATGTTCGGCGACATCCTGTCGGATGAAGCGTCGATGCTGACAGGCTCGATCGGCATGCTGCCGTCGGCGTCGCTCGACAAGAACAACAAGGGTCTGTATGAGCCGTCGCACGGTTCGGCGCCGGACATCGCGGGCAAAGGCATCGCGAACCCGCTCGCGACGATCCTGTCGGCCGCGATGCTGCTGCGCTACTCGCTGAATCGCGCGGAGCAGGCCGATCGCATCGAGCGCGCGGTGAAAACGGTGCTGGAGCAAGGCTATCGCACCGGCGACATCGCGACGCCGGGCTGCAAGCAGGTCGGCACGGCAGCGATGGGCGATGCGGTGGTCGCCGCGCTGTAA